From Cellulosimicrobium cellulans, the proteins below share one genomic window:
- the efeO gene encoding iron uptake system protein EfeO: MTRTRASRAAAPLLAAVLLVPLAACTPNDPTGATSPGADGPTALTVSSTDDACDVSATEAPSGHLVFSVTNDGSQVTEFYLLAEDGLRIVSEVENIGPGITRDLVLTAKPGSYVTACKPGMVGDGIRADFTVTDSGAVVEPTGEVADQVQAAATNYVAYVKDQTEQLLTGTQEFVDAYAAGDDDAARELYAPVRVHWERIEPVAESFGDLDPRMDLREADLEAGQEWTGWHLLEKDLWPPAPDANGGTEYVPLTEAQRTQYADQLLADTQELYDRTHEASFAEQIDAAAIGNGAKGLLDEVATGKVTGEEEIWSHTDLWDFQANLDGAKVAYEGLRDVVLAKDTELTDDLDARFAALQEELDQYRDGDGFVLYTDLTADQVKTLADGVDALSEPLSQLTAAVVL, encoded by the coding sequence ATGACCCGCACCCGGGCCTCGCGCGCAGCCGCACCCCTGCTCGCCGCCGTCCTGCTCGTCCCGCTGGCCGCCTGCACGCCGAACGACCCGACGGGTGCGACGAGCCCCGGGGCCGACGGGCCGACGGCGCTCACGGTGAGCTCGACGGACGACGCGTGCGACGTGTCGGCGACCGAGGCGCCGTCGGGCCACCTGGTGTTCTCCGTGACGAACGACGGGAGCCAGGTCACCGAGTTCTACCTGCTCGCCGAGGACGGCCTGCGCATCGTGTCCGAGGTCGAGAACATCGGCCCCGGCATCACCCGCGACCTGGTCCTCACCGCGAAGCCCGGCTCGTACGTCACGGCGTGCAAGCCGGGCATGGTCGGAGACGGCATCCGGGCCGACTTCACCGTCACGGACTCGGGCGCCGTCGTCGAGCCGACGGGCGAGGTCGCCGACCAGGTCCAGGCCGCGGCGACGAACTACGTCGCGTACGTCAAGGACCAGACCGAGCAGCTCCTCACGGGGACCCAGGAGTTCGTCGACGCCTACGCGGCGGGCGACGACGACGCGGCGCGCGAGCTCTACGCCCCGGTCCGCGTGCACTGGGAGCGCATCGAGCCGGTCGCGGAGTCGTTCGGCGACCTCGACCCGCGCATGGACCTGCGCGAGGCCGACCTCGAGGCGGGCCAGGAGTGGACGGGCTGGCACCTGCTGGAGAAGGACCTGTGGCCGCCGGCCCCGGACGCGAACGGCGGCACGGAGTACGTCCCGCTCACCGAGGCGCAGCGCACGCAGTACGCCGACCAGCTCCTCGCCGACACGCAGGAGCTCTACGACCGGACGCACGAGGCGTCCTTCGCCGAGCAGATCGACGCGGCGGCGATCGGCAACGGTGCCAAGGGCCTGCTGGACGAGGTCGCCACGGGCAAGGTCACGGGCGAGGAGGAGATCTGGTCGCACACCGACCTGTGGGACTTCCAGGCGAACCTCGACGGCGCGAAGGTCGCCTACGAGGGCCTGCGCGACGTGGTCCTCGCGAAGGACACCGAGCTCACCGACGACCTCGACGCCCGGTTCGCCGCGCTCCAGGAGGAGCTCGACCAGTACCGCGACGGCGACGGGTTCGTGCTCTACACCGATCTCACGGCCGACCAGGTGAAGACGCTCGCCGACGGTGTCGATGCGCTGAGCGAGCCGCTGTCGCAGCTCACCGCCGCGGTCGTCCTCTGA
- a CDS encoding SH3 domain-containing protein has product MSRGRHSAAPAAPARAFRLPALPALPALPARALKLPALALVGLLGAGVVGAGPQPAEGNPDLAPLSVEPTAGSTVERGTGAASRSAARVAPPATTQESPLVETAAQITVVPAAEAAPPAPAVPVATGQLWTTDAVNVRTGPSADAERVATAAFATAVDVTGATEGEWSQVVWGGAAAWIKSSFLAQTQPEAPAATAASSGSGASGISDAACSVSSGIESSLRSNARAVYRAVCAIFPQVTSYGGIRPGDSGDHGTGRALDIMITGETGWEIARYLQANAGALGITYLIYQQQIWMAGDPASAWSGMEDRGGTTANHFDHVHVSTS; this is encoded by the coding sequence ATGTCCCGAGGCCGCCACAGCGCCGCCCCCGCAGCGCCCGCGCGCGCGTTCCGGCTCCCGGCCCTGCCCGCTCTTCCGGCACTCCCGGCACGCGCCCTCAAGCTCCCGGCGCTCGCCCTGGTCGGGCTGCTCGGCGCAGGCGTGGTCGGCGCGGGCCCCCAGCCCGCCGAGGGCAACCCCGACCTCGCGCCGCTGAGCGTCGAGCCGACCGCCGGGTCGACCGTGGAGCGCGGCACCGGGGCCGCCAGCCGGTCCGCCGCGCGCGTCGCACCGCCCGCCACGACGCAGGAGTCCCCGCTCGTCGAGACGGCCGCGCAGATCACGGTCGTGCCGGCCGCCGAGGCCGCCCCGCCGGCCCCGGCCGTCCCCGTCGCCACCGGCCAGCTCTGGACGACCGACGCCGTCAACGTCCGCACCGGGCCGTCGGCCGACGCCGAGCGTGTCGCGACCGCCGCGTTCGCCACCGCCGTCGACGTCACCGGCGCGACCGAGGGCGAGTGGAGCCAGGTCGTGTGGGGCGGCGCCGCGGCCTGGATCAAGTCGAGCTTCCTCGCGCAGACGCAGCCCGAGGCGCCGGCGGCGACGGCCGCGAGCAGCGGGTCGGGGGCGAGCGGGATCTCCGACGCCGCGTGCTCCGTGAGCTCCGGGATCGAGTCGTCCCTCCGGTCCAACGCCCGTGCGGTCTACCGGGCGGTGTGCGCGATCTTCCCGCAGGTGACGTCCTACGGCGGGATCCGGCCGGGCGACAGCGGCGACCACGGCACCGGTCGGGCCCTGGACATCATGATCACGGGCGAGACGGGCTGGGAGATCGCCCGCTACCTCCAGGCCAACGCCGGGGCGCTCGGGATCACCTACCTCATCTACCAGCAGCAGATCTGGATGGCCGGAGACCCCGCGAGCGCGTGGTCCGGCATGGAGGACCGCGGCGGCACGACCGCGAACCACTTCGACCACGTGCACGTCAGCACCTCGTAG
- the efeB gene encoding iron uptake transporter deferrochelatase/peroxidase subunit, with translation MTQPEIPVPEDAAETAPADATPVRPSASPRLSRRALLGAAGAGLLAAGAAGGYAAARATDGPSGPTAAVGPDDVVPFAGAHQAGVATPAQDRLHFATWDLTTTSRDDLVALLTAWTAAAARMTRGLPAGTFGPVSGPYDAPPDDTGEAQELPASNLTLTFGFGPSLFRTADGVDRFGLDGRRPALLQDLPHFPADALEEARCGGDLAVQACADDPQVAVHAIRNLARLAFGTASVRWSQLGYGRTSSTSTAQATPRNLFGFKDGTANVKAEESEALDEHVWVAPADDPAAVWLAGGSYLVARRIRMTIETWDRAPLREQEAIVGRTKGSGAPLSGGDEFTEPDFTVTGRGDEPLIDPSAHVALAHPTRNAGARMLRRGYNYTDGSDGLGRLDAGLFFLAYVRDPATQYVPMQTTLSRDDPMMEYLRHTGSGIWAVPAGVRDDTGLLDGTSTAFVGQELFA, from the coding sequence ATGACCCAGCCCGAGATCCCCGTGCCGGAGGACGCGGCCGAGACCGCTCCGGCGGACGCGACGCCGGTGCGCCCGAGCGCGTCCCCGCGCCTCTCCCGTCGCGCCCTCCTGGGCGCGGCGGGCGCGGGGCTGCTCGCGGCCGGGGCCGCGGGCGGGTACGCGGCGGCCCGTGCGACGGACGGGCCCTCGGGCCCGACGGCGGCCGTCGGACCGGACGACGTCGTCCCGTTCGCGGGTGCGCACCAGGCGGGCGTCGCGACGCCCGCGCAGGACCGGCTCCACTTCGCCACGTGGGACCTCACGACGACGTCGCGCGACGACCTGGTCGCGCTGCTGACGGCGTGGACCGCCGCGGCGGCGCGCATGACGCGCGGCCTGCCGGCGGGCACGTTCGGGCCGGTGTCCGGGCCCTACGACGCGCCGCCCGACGACACCGGGGAGGCCCAGGAGCTGCCCGCGTCGAACCTCACCCTGACGTTCGGGTTCGGGCCGTCGCTGTTCCGCACGGCCGACGGCGTCGACCGGTTCGGGCTCGACGGGCGTCGGCCCGCGCTGCTCCAGGACCTGCCGCACTTCCCGGCGGACGCGCTCGAGGAGGCGCGCTGCGGGGGAGACCTCGCGGTCCAGGCGTGCGCCGACGACCCGCAGGTCGCGGTGCACGCGATCCGTAACCTCGCACGGCTGGCGTTCGGGACCGCGAGCGTCCGGTGGAGCCAGCTCGGGTACGGCCGCACGTCGTCGACGTCCACCGCGCAGGCGACGCCGCGCAACCTGTTCGGGTTCAAGGACGGCACGGCGAACGTCAAGGCCGAGGAGAGCGAGGCGCTGGACGAGCACGTGTGGGTCGCGCCCGCCGACGACCCGGCGGCCGTCTGGCTCGCCGGAGGCTCCTACCTCGTCGCCCGGCGCATCCGCATGACCATCGAGACGTGGGACCGGGCGCCCCTGCGCGAGCAGGAGGCGATCGTCGGGCGCACCAAGGGGTCGGGTGCGCCGCTCTCCGGCGGCGACGAGTTCACCGAGCCCGACTTCACGGTCACGGGCCGCGGCGACGAGCCGCTCATCGACCCGTCGGCGCACGTCGCGCTCGCGCACCCCACGCGCAACGCCGGGGCGCGGATGCTACGCCGCGGCTACAACTACACCGACGGCTCGGACGGCCTCGGGCGCCTCGACGCCGGGCTCTTCTTCCTCGCCTACGTGCGCGACCCCGCGACGCAGTACGTCCCGATGCAGACGACCCTTTCGCGTGACGACCCCATGATGGAGTACCTGCGCCACACCGGGTCGGGGATCTGGGCCGTCCCGGCAGGCGTCCGCGACGACACCGGCCTCCTCGACGGCACGAGCACCGCGTTCGTCGGCCAGGAGCTCTTCGCGTGA
- the efeU gene encoding iron uptake transporter permease EfeU, whose product MFANFLIGLREGLEASLVVSILVAYLVKTGRRDLLPALWSGVGVAVLVSLGFGAALTFGPQGLSFEAQEAIGGTLSILAVGLITWMIFWMGRTARHLKADLQHKLDDAIAAGRWAVVVMAVLAVGREGLETALFLWAGAQATGATTRPLLGAVLGIAVAVGLAWAVYRGALRLNLRLFFAWTGLFLIVVAAGVLSYGVHDLQEAGILPGLHNLAFDVSAQIPPSSWYGTVLKGVFNFSPATTWLELAAWWLYLVPTLFFFVRTVWFGPSPGAPAKPAPAPVTNTAPLGGDR is encoded by the coding sequence GTGTTCGCGAACTTCCTCATCGGTCTGCGCGAGGGGCTCGAGGCGTCGCTCGTCGTCTCCATCCTCGTCGCGTACCTGGTCAAGACCGGGCGCCGCGACCTGCTGCCCGCGCTGTGGTCCGGCGTCGGCGTGGCCGTGCTGGTCTCCCTCGGCTTCGGCGCGGCGCTCACGTTCGGCCCCCAAGGGCTGTCGTTCGAGGCGCAGGAGGCGATCGGCGGCACGCTCTCGATCCTCGCCGTCGGGCTCATCACCTGGATGATCTTCTGGATGGGTCGCACGGCGCGACACCTCAAGGCGGACCTGCAGCACAAGCTCGACGACGCGATCGCCGCGGGCCGGTGGGCCGTCGTCGTCATGGCGGTGCTCGCCGTCGGGCGCGAGGGGCTCGAGACCGCGCTGTTCCTGTGGGCCGGCGCCCAGGCGACCGGGGCGACGACCCGGCCCCTGCTGGGCGCCGTGCTCGGCATCGCCGTCGCGGTCGGGCTCGCGTGGGCCGTCTATCGCGGGGCGCTCCGCCTGAACCTGCGGCTCTTCTTCGCCTGGACCGGGCTGTTCCTCATCGTGGTGGCCGCGGGCGTGCTCTCCTACGGGGTCCACGACCTCCAGGAGGCGGGCATCCTCCCCGGTCTCCACAACCTGGCGTTCGACGTGTCGGCGCAGATCCCGCCGTCGAGCTGGTACGGCACGGTGCTCAAGGGCGTCTTCAACTTCTCGCCCGCGACGACGTGGCTCGAGCTCGCGGCCTGGTGGCTCTACCTCGTGCCGACCCTGTTCTTCTTCGTCCGGACCGTCTGGTTCGGACCGTCCCCCGGCGCGCCGGCGAAGCCCGCGCCCGCCCCTGTCACGAACACCGCACCTCTCGGAGGAGACCGATGA
- a CDS encoding aldo/keto reductase → MTAPTVPTVTLNSGHTIPQLGFGVFLVPPDEAEKAVSEALEVGYRHLDTAAIYRNEEGVGAAIAKSGVARDELFVTTKLWNDRQSGEQPHDAIRESLDKLGLEFVDLYLTHWPAPAQDQYTNAWAKLVEIRDAGLARSIGVSNHLPEHLDRIVADTGVVPAVDQIELHPAYQQRDVLAWADAHGTKIEAWGPLGQGKYPLFEKQAVVDAATAHGVTPAQAVLRWHLQRGFIVFPKSSRKERMAENFDLFGFELTADEVAAIDALDTGDGSGRVSAHPSEVN, encoded by the coding sequence ATGACCGCTCCCACAGTCCCGACCGTGACGCTCAACTCCGGGCACACCATCCCCCAGCTCGGCTTCGGCGTCTTCCTCGTACCGCCGGACGAGGCCGAGAAGGCCGTGAGCGAGGCCCTCGAGGTCGGCTACCGCCACCTCGACACGGCGGCGATCTACCGCAACGAGGAGGGCGTCGGCGCCGCGATCGCGAAGAGCGGCGTCGCGCGCGACGAGCTGTTCGTCACGACGAAGCTCTGGAACGACCGCCAGTCCGGCGAGCAGCCGCACGACGCGATCCGCGAGAGCCTCGACAAGCTCGGCCTCGAGTTCGTCGATCTCTACCTCACGCACTGGCCGGCGCCCGCCCAGGACCAGTACACGAACGCCTGGGCCAAGCTCGTCGAGATCCGCGACGCCGGCCTGGCGCGCTCGATCGGCGTCTCGAACCACCTGCCCGAGCACCTCGACCGGATCGTCGCGGACACGGGCGTCGTCCCCGCCGTCGACCAGATCGAGCTGCACCCGGCCTACCAGCAGCGCGACGTGCTCGCGTGGGCCGACGCGCACGGCACGAAGATCGAGGCCTGGGGCCCGCTCGGCCAGGGCAAGTACCCGCTGTTCGAGAAGCAGGCCGTCGTCGACGCCGCGACCGCCCACGGCGTGACCCCCGCGCAGGCGGTCCTGCGCTGGCACCTGCAGCGCGGCTTCATCGTGTTCCCCAAGTCGTCGCGCAAGGAGCGCATGGCGGAGAACTTCGACCTCTTCGGGTTCGAGCTCACCGCCGACGAGGTCGCCGCGATCGACGCCCTCGACACCGGCGACGGCTCGGGACGCGTGAGCGCGCACCCGTCCGAGGTCAACTGA
- a CDS encoding aldo/keto reductase translates to MKTFTLPGTDLVVPNVVLGLMRIQDKTDDEVRTLVRTARDAGITFLDHADVYGTDLHGCERRFAEALDLSAAERAEWVIQSKAGIVREGPYFDYSYEHLVASVEGSLDALRTDYLDILLLHRPDALVEPEEVARAFDDLHAAGKVRAFGVSNHTPGQIELLRRDVEQPIVANQLQLSITHAPVVAQGVAANMQGLDQSVSRDGGILDYCRLHDITVQAWSPFQAGFFTGVFLGSPEYPELNAVIDRLAARYDVPPIAIATAWITRHPARMQVVLGTTSPERVAGAALGSDVPLTRAEWYELFRAAGYTVP, encoded by the coding sequence ATGAAGACCTTCACCCTGCCCGGCACCGACCTCGTCGTGCCGAACGTCGTCCTCGGCCTCATGCGCATCCAGGACAAGACCGACGACGAGGTCCGCACGCTCGTGCGCACCGCCCGCGACGCCGGCATCACGTTCCTCGACCACGCCGACGTGTACGGCACCGACCTGCACGGCTGCGAGCGCCGCTTCGCCGAGGCGCTCGACCTCTCCGCCGCCGAGCGCGCGGAGTGGGTCATCCAGTCCAAGGCCGGGATCGTGCGCGAGGGCCCGTACTTCGACTACTCGTACGAGCACCTCGTCGCCTCGGTCGAGGGCTCGCTCGACGCGCTGCGCACGGACTACCTCGACATCCTCCTGCTGCACCGGCCCGACGCCCTCGTCGAGCCCGAGGAGGTCGCGCGCGCGTTCGACGACCTGCACGCCGCCGGCAAGGTGCGCGCGTTCGGGGTCTCCAACCACACGCCCGGTCAGATCGAGCTGCTGCGCCGGGACGTGGAGCAGCCGATCGTCGCGAACCAGCTCCAGCTCTCGATCACGCACGCGCCCGTCGTCGCGCAGGGCGTCGCGGCGAACATGCAGGGCCTCGACCAGTCGGTCAGCAGGGACGGCGGGATCCTCGACTACTGCCGCCTGCACGACATCACCGTCCAGGCGTGGTCGCCGTTCCAGGCGGGCTTCTTCACGGGCGTGTTCCTCGGCTCGCCGGAGTACCCCGAGCTGAACGCCGTGATCGACCGGCTCGCCGCCCGGTACGACGTGCCGCCCATCGCGATCGCGACGGCCTGGATCACGCGGCACCCGGCACGGATGCAGGTCGTGCTCGGCACGACGAGCCCCGAGCGCGTCGCGGGCGCGGCCCTCGGCTCCGACGTGCCGCTCACGCGCGCCGAGTGGTACGAGCTGTTCCGCGCCGCGGGCTACACCGTCCCCTGA